Part of the Halobaculum halobium genome, AGGCCGTCCTGCGCGTCGTCCGCGAGGCGTGCGCGACGGTCGGCGTCGACCCAGCCGACGCGACGGCGGCCGGAGTCGCCTCCATCGGCCCGCTCGACCTGGCGGAGGGCGCCATCGACGGCCCGGCGAACCTCCCCGACATCGGCCGCGTCCCGCTGGTCGGACCGCTCTCTGAACTGCTCGACACCGAACAGGTACACCTCCACAACGACACCATCGCGGGCGTCATCGGCGAGCGCTTCCACAGCGACCGCAACCCCGACGACATGGCGTACGTCACCATCTCGTCGGGGCTGGGCGCCGGCGTGTGCGTCGACGGCCACGTGCTGTCGGGGTGGGACGGCAACGCCGGCGAAGTCGGACACATGGTCGTCGACCCCGACGGCGCGATGACGTGTGGCTGCGGTCGCGACGGCCACTGGGAGGCGTACTGTTCGGGGAACAACATCCCCGAGTACGCGAAGTACCTCGCGGACGCCGAGGGCGTCCCCACCGACATGCCGGTGGGCGCCCCTGACTTCTCCGCGGTCGACGTGTTCGAAGCCCACGGCGCCGACCCGCTCGCGGACCACGTCGTCGACCGCGTCGCCGACTGGAACGTGATCGGCTTCACGAACCTCGCGAACGCGTACGCCCCGCTGGTGGTGCGCGTCGGCGGCGCCGTCGCGCTCAACAACCCCGGCTTGATCCTCGACCCAGTCCGCGAGCGACTGGAGGAGACCACCTTCGTCAACGTCCCCGACGTCAGGATCACCGACATGGGCGACGACGTGGTCGTCAAAGGCGCGCTCGCGTCCGCGATCACCGGCGGAACCGGCGAGCGCACCGCGTAGTCTTCGTTCAGTCCCCTCCGACTCCTGACTCGATCGAGGCGGTGACCCGCACTGCTCGCCGCTAGCCATATCCGCCTCGGTCCCGACCACAACGGTATGCGACGCCGCCGCGTCCTCCGTGCCGCCGGAGCCGCCCTCGGCGCGGGCGCCATCGCCAGTCCATTGGCGGGCCGGTTTGCCGTCACCGGCGCGGAGGCACACCCGCAGAGCGACGGCAGCGACGACGGCTCGGGTGAGGGCTCCGGTAGCGGCACCGAGGCCGGGGACGGTGACGGAACCGCCGGCGCGTACGGTCCCCTCGGCTCCGTTGAGGTGGCGGGAACCCGCGAGGCCGTCGCCTCCGCGGACGGGATGGTCGCGTACCTCGCCCTCGGCGACGGCTACGCGACGGTCGATGTCTCCGATCCGACCGCCCCGACGGTACTCGCCGAGCGTCGCGACCTCCTCGCCGACCGTGACGGCGGTCCGCTACGCGGGCTCAACGACGCGGCGGTCTCGGGCGACCGGCTCGTGATCGTGGGTCCCGCGAATCCCCGCGAGGACGCGCTCCACGGGGTGCTCGTCGTCGACGTCTCCGACCCGGCGGCCCCGCGAGAGACGGGGTTCTACGGGACCGACTTCCCGATCCACAACGCCGACCTCGCGGGCCGTCACTGCTATCTCACGGGCAACGGAGCGGCCGACAACGCGCTCGTCGTCGTCGACGTGGCGGCCGGCGCGGAGGTCGCTCGCTGGTCGCTGTTCAACGCTGACGAGTCGTGGCGCGACGTACCGCGCAGGCTCCGACCGATCCACGACGTGACCGTTCGCGACGGCGTCGCCGCAGCCGCCTACTGGGACGCCGGGACGTACCTCCTCGACGTGTCAGACCCGGCGGACCCGAGGCTACTGGGGGTCGTCGACGCCGGCGACCCGGCGGACCTGCGCGACCCGCCGCCCCGGGAGGGAACCGTACCGCCGGGCAACCACCACGTCGCCGTGCTCGCCCCCGGCGGCGACACCCTCGCGGTCGGTCGAGAGAGCTGGGCCGTCGAGCGCGACGGCGACCTCCTGGGGGGACCCAGCGGCGTCGACCTGTACGACGTGTCAGACCCGTCGACCCCGACGCGCCTGGCGAGCATCGACCCGCCGCCCTCGCCCGACCCGAGATTCAGGGGGACGTGGACGACCGCTCACAACCTGGACCTGACCGACGACACGCTGTACACCTCGTGGTATCAGGGCGGCGTGAAGCGCCACGACGTGTCCGACCCGGCCGATCCGGTCGAGGAGACGTGGTGGGCGGACCCGGGGTCGACCCGATTCTGGGGCGCCGTGCTCGCGGTCTCCGGGGAGCACTTCCTCGCGCCGTCGATGGGCACACGCGACGGCGCACCCGCCGGGCTGTGGACGTTCCCCGACCGCGCGGGCGTCGGCGGCGACCGATCGCTGCTGGAGTGGGAAGCCGCCGGGACCACGTCGGCACCGACGACCGGGCCGACGCTGACGGACAGAGACACCGCGTCCGAACCTGGAGGGACGCCCCCGGACACGACGGACTCCAGCGCAGCCGCCCCGGGGTTCGGCGTCGCCAGCGCGGTCGGGGGTGTGGGCATCGCCGCGAGCGTCGCGGCCGCGCTCGCCTGGCGGCGATCGGGTCGTCGCGGCAACAGCGGCGGCGATGTGACCGACGCCGGGGACGACGCGAACGGCGGCGGGGCGTGAATCGCCCCCGGATGCGCGATCCGTCCGCAACGACCGTGAGGGTGTTTCTTCCGGGCGGTCGGCGGGTCCCGCAACCGCAAGCTTTCAACCCTCCGGCGACCAAGACAACGTAATGA contains:
- a CDS encoding ROK family protein, which gives rise to MAYYVGVDLGATNLRAVVGNDRADILARAETATPRTAGIAITEAVLRVVREACATVGVDPADATAAGVASIGPLDLAEGAIDGPANLPDIGRVPLVGPLSELLDTEQVHLHNDTIAGVIGERFHSDRNPDDMAYVTISSGLGAGVCVDGHVLSGWDGNAGEVGHMVVDPDGAMTCGCGRDGHWEAYCSGNNIPEYAKYLADAEGVPTDMPVGAPDFSAVDVFEAHGADPLADHVVDRVADWNVIGFTNLANAYAPLVVRVGGAVALNNPGLILDPVRERLEETTFVNVPDVRITDMGDDVVVKGALASAITGGTGERTA
- a CDS encoding LVIVD repeat-containing protein codes for the protein MRRRRVLRAAGAALGAGAIASPLAGRFAVTGAEAHPQSDGSDDGSGEGSGSGTEAGDGDGTAGAYGPLGSVEVAGTREAVASADGMVAYLALGDGYATVDVSDPTAPTVLAERRDLLADRDGGPLRGLNDAAVSGDRLVIVGPANPREDALHGVLVVDVSDPAAPRETGFYGTDFPIHNADLAGRHCYLTGNGAADNALVVVDVAAGAEVARWSLFNADESWRDVPRRLRPIHDVTVRDGVAAAAYWDAGTYLLDVSDPADPRLLGVVDAGDPADLRDPPPREGTVPPGNHHVAVLAPGGDTLAVGRESWAVERDGDLLGGPSGVDLYDVSDPSTPTRLASIDPPPSPDPRFRGTWTTAHNLDLTDDTLYTSWYQGGVKRHDVSDPADPVEETWWADPGSTRFWGAVLAVSGEHFLAPSMGTRDGAPAGLWTFPDRAGVGGDRSLLEWEAAGTTSAPTTGPTLTDRDTASEPGGTPPDTTDSSAAAPGFGVASAVGGVGIAASVAAALAWRRSGRRGNSGGDVTDAGDDANGGGA